The following proteins come from a genomic window of Xiphophorus couchianus chromosome 19, X_couchianus-1.0, whole genome shotgun sequence:
- the LOC114134367 gene encoding apoptosis-stimulating of p53 protein 1-like isoform X4, protein MLPLILTVYLNDTQQMLTEVPVTTATRVTDVVEFCKEAGESECHLAEVWNGHERPLPQELLLLDLLNAWGAQRPEVRYYLRHRPLWPPGSPPASDQNRTSESDEVPQVELTLSELQEMATRQQQQIEAQQQMLMAKEQRLRFLQQGSRTNTGHSQAEAEQLQRLKERVESQEAKLKKIRAMRGQVDYSRLINGNLTAEIHHVSSLFQEKQDELQAAVSRVEQVGGAAAADPAVGGPEEGPPPAAERRPEAGGHLWVPSGTRRPEGLLVIRLCWRGAEEALPGAAGPESSEPGAERQAGPEPGAAVQADGSGGGHGPPDRRAEGPSPQEESRVSDAPWPNISQTGPDWRTCSPELQLRPSGYGTYPSAAHQATAHHCSSLPRSAPGTLGWPRPPAGSSSSSSSPQHVPNQNPGSVPSSPLSLQSERTDPPPAVAVRPYVPEQPSRPQSPRKGPATMNSSSIYSMYLHQPQAKNPGPLGNRATVRAVYGKPVVPSPSPVPQDEARDGAVLPPPGVDGFPRPLSPTKLTPVAHSQLRYQNDADLEVLRRRLSNAPRPLKKRSSITEPEGPQGPNIQKLLYQRFNTLAGGMEGGSANPFYQPDRLLGDVDGVHSANGSMDQGDKVAPREVKGQDLSSESCRSSPSSVTLETPKETESTTNLPPSTQPGSPPEPEMSEAQNQNQGGAGSAHGSPPAPPALPSGPKAKRTNLKKPSSERTGHSLRVKFNPLALLLDASLEGEFDLVQRVIYEVENPSMPNDEGITPLHNAVCAGHHHIVKFLLDFGVNVNAADSDGWTPLHCAASCNSVHLCKMLVESGAAIFATTISDVETAADKCEEMEEGYSQCSQFLYGVQEKLGVMNKGVAYALWDYVARRDDELSFGEGDAITVLSRHDDTETDWWWARLDDREGYVARNLLGLYPRIKPRQRSLA, encoded by the exons CTGATCCTGACGGTTTACCTCAACGACACCCAGCAGATGCTAACCGAGGTCCCTGTTACCACGGCAACCAGAGTGACAGACGTGGTGGAATTCTGCAAGGAGGCAGGCGAGTCCGAGTGCCACCTCGCCGAGGTCTGGAATGGACACG AGCGTCCGCTCCctcaggagctgctgctgctggatctgCTGAACGCCTGGGGGGCCCAGAGGCCCGAGGTCCGCTACTACCTCAGACACCGCCCCCTGTGGCCACCAG GAAGCCCGCCAGCctcggatcagaaccggaccTCAGAGAGCGATGAG gtccCGCAGGTGGAGCTGACCCTTTCTGAGCTCCAGGAAAtggccaccaggcagcagcagcagatcgaGGCGCAGCAGCAGATGCTGATGGCAAAg GAGCAACGGCTGCGGTTCCTTCAGCAGGGCAGCAGAACCAACACAGGACACTCACAG GCGGAGGCGGAGCAGCTGCAGCGCCTCAAGGAGCGGGTGGAGAGCCAAGAGGCGAAGCTGAAGAAGATCCGCGCCATGAGAGGCCAGGTGGATTACAGCAGGCTGATCAACGGGAACCTCA CCGCAGAGATCCACCATGTGAGCAGCTTGTTCCAGGAGAAGCAGGACGAGCTGCAGGCCGCCGTCAGCAGGGTGGAGCAGGTAGGGGGCGCTGCAGCAG CTGACCCAGCAGTTGGAGGACCTGAGGAGGGGCCACCTCCAGCTGCAGAGCGACGCCCAGAGGCTGGCGGACACCTCTGGGTCCCCAGTGGGACCCGGCGCCCAGAAGGGCTCCTTGTTATCCGGCTCTGCTGGCGTGGAGCTGAGGAAGCTCTACCAGGAGCTGCAG GCCCGGAATCGTCAGAACCTGGAGCAGAGCGGCAGGCTGGCCCAGAACCAGGAGCTGCTGTCCAAGCGGACGGGTCAGGTGGCGGCCATGGACCGCCGGATCGGAGAGCTGAGGGACCGTCTCCACAGGAAGAAAGCAGAG TCAGCGACGCTCCGTGGCCCAACATCAGCCAGACTGGACCCGACTGGAGGACCTGCAGTCCAGAACTG CAGCTGCGACCCTCCGGCTACGGGACGTACCCCAGCGCCGCCCATCAGGCCACCGCCCATCACTGCAGCTCCCTGCCGCGCTCGGCGCCCGGGACGCTGGGCTGGCCCCGCCCCCCCGCcggctcctcctcctcgtcttcatCGCCACAGCACGTCCCCAACCAGAACCCAG GTTCTGTGCCGTCCTCCCCGCTGTCCCTCCAGTCGGAGCGGACCGACCCCCCTCCTGCGGTGGCGGTGCGTCCCTACGTCCCGGAGCAGCCGTCCAGGCCGCAGTCCCCTAGGAAGGGCCCCGCCACCATGAACAGCAGCTCCATCTACAGCATGTACCTACATCAGCCTCAGGCCAAGAACCCGGGCCCTCTTGGGAACCGGGCCACCGTCAGGGCAG TCTACGGGAAGCCCGTAGTCCCGTCCCCGTCCCCCGTCCCGCAGGACGAAGCCAGAGACGGCGCGGTCCTTCCTCCGCCCGGCGTGGACGGCTTCCCTCGTCCCCTCAGTCCCACCAAGCTGACGCCGGTTG CCCACTCGCAGCTGCGGTACCAGAACGACGCCGACCTGGAGGTTCTGCGACGCCGTCTCAGCAACGCTCCACGGCCCCTGAAGAAGCGGAGCTCCATCACCGAACCTGAGGGCCCCCAAGGGCCCAACATCCAGAAGCTGCTGTATCAGCG GTTCAACACGCTGGCTGGAGGGATGGAGGGCGGTTCTG CGAACCCTTTCTACCAGCCGGACAGGCTCCTTGGAGACGTGGACGGCGTCCATTCAGCCAACGGGAGCATGGACCAGGGAGACAAGGTCGCGCCcagagaggtcaaaggtcaggaccTGAGCTCAGAGTCCTGCCGTTCCTCTCCATCCTCTGTTACTTTGGAAACACCCAAAGAGACAGAAAGCACCACCAACCTGCCTCCCTCAACACAACCCGGCTCGCCTCCAGAACCAGAGATGTCCGAggcccagaaccagaaccagggagGTGCTGGCTCCGCCCACGGCTCACCTCCAGCACCCCCTGCTCTCCCTTCAGGACCAAAG GCGAAGCGGACCAACCTGAAGAAGCCGTCGTCGGAGCGAACGGGTCACAGCCTGAGGGTCAAGTTCAACCCCCTGGCTCTGCTGCTGGACGCCTCGCTGGAGGGAGAGTTTGACCTGGTCCAGAGGGTCATCTACGAG GTGGAGAACCCCAGCATGCCCAACGACGAAGGCATCACTCCTCTTCACAACGCCGTGTGTGCCGGTCATCACCACATCGTCAAGTTTCTGTTGGACTTTGGAGTGAACGTGAACGCGGCCGACAGCGACGGATG GACTCCGCTGCACTGCGCCGCTTCCTGCAACAGCGTCCACCTCTGTAAGATGCTGGTGGAGTCAGGCGCCGCCATCTTTGCCACCACCATCAGCGACGTGGAGACGGCGGCCGACAAGTGTGAGGAGATGGAGGAGGGCTACAGCCAGTGCTCCCAGTTCCTCTATG GCGTCCAGGAGAAGCTGGGCGTCATGAACAAGGGGGTGGCGTACGCGCTGTGGGACTACGTCGCGCGGCGGGACGACGAGCTGTCCTTCGGCGAGGGCGACGCCATCACCGTGCTGAGTCGCCATGACGACACCGAGACGGACTGGTGGTGGGCCAGGCTGGACGACCGCGAGGGATATGTGGCGAGGAACCTGCTGGGG CTGTACCCACGGATCAAACCCAGACAGAGGTCGCTGGCCTGA
- the LOC114134367 gene encoding apoptosis-stimulating of p53 protein 1-like isoform X6: MEWNEVDLVQEFTVEGQCSKIKVRSCRITWDSLQVPQVELTLSELQEMATRQQQQIEAQQQMLMAKEQRLRFLQQGSRTNTGHSQAEAEQLQRLKERVESQEAKLKKIRAMRGQVDYSRLINGNLTAEIHHVSSLFQEKQDELQAAVSRVEQLTQQLEDLRRGHLQLQSDAQRLADTSGSPVGPGAQKGSLLSGSAGVELRKLYQELQARNRQNLEQSGRLAQNQELLSKRTGQVAAMDRRIGELRDRLHRKKAELSRNEGQSSPRTILQPGTAVSGRVAAVCPYVQTPADGRRDPGRPADLLPKAALLSHVRSLSVSDAPWPNISQTGPDWRTCSPELQLRPSGYGTYPSAAHQATAHHCSSLPRSAPGTLGWPRPPAGSSSSSSSPQHVPNQNPGSVPSSPLSLQSERTDPPPAVAVRPYVPEQPSRPQSPRKGPATMNSSSIYSMYLHQPQAKNPGPLGNRATVRAVYGKPVVPSPSPVPQDEARDGAVLPPPGVDGFPRPLSPTKLTPVAHSQLRYQNDADLEVLRRRLSNAPRPLKKRSSITEPEGPQGPNIQKLLYQRFNTLAGGMEGGSANPFYQPDRLLGDVDGVHSANGSMDQGDKVAPREVKGQDLSSESCRSSPSSVTLETPKETESTTNLPPSTQPGSPPEPEMSEAQNQNQGGAGSAHGSPPAPPALPSGPKAKRTNLKKPSSERTGHSLRVKFNPLALLLDASLEGEFDLVQRVIYEVENPSMPNDEGITPLHNAVCAGHHHIVKFLLDFGVNVNAADSDGWTPLHCAASCNSVHLCKMLVESGAAIFATTISDVETAADKCEEMEEGYSQCSQFLYGVQEKLGVMNKGVAYALWDYVARRDDELSFGEGDAITVLSRHDDTETDWWWARLDDREGYVARNLLGLYPRIKPRQRSLA, encoded by the exons ATGGAGTGGAACGAAGTGGACCTGGTGCAGGAGTTCACGGTGGAAGGACAATGCAGCAAGATCAAAGTCCGTTCCTGCAGGATCACCTGGGACAGCCTGCAG gtccCGCAGGTGGAGCTGACCCTTTCTGAGCTCCAGGAAAtggccaccaggcagcagcagcagatcgaGGCGCAGCAGCAGATGCTGATGGCAAAg GAGCAACGGCTGCGGTTCCTTCAGCAGGGCAGCAGAACCAACACAGGACACTCACAG GCGGAGGCGGAGCAGCTGCAGCGCCTCAAGGAGCGGGTGGAGAGCCAAGAGGCGAAGCTGAAGAAGATCCGCGCCATGAGAGGCCAGGTGGATTACAGCAGGCTGATCAACGGGAACCTCA CCGCAGAGATCCACCATGTGAGCAGCTTGTTCCAGGAGAAGCAGGACGAGCTGCAGGCCGCCGTCAGCAGGGTGGAGCAG CTGACCCAGCAGTTGGAGGACCTGAGGAGGGGCCACCTCCAGCTGCAGAGCGACGCCCAGAGGCTGGCGGACACCTCTGGGTCCCCAGTGGGACCCGGCGCCCAGAAGGGCTCCTTGTTATCCGGCTCTGCTGGCGTGGAGCTGAGGAAGCTCTACCAGGAGCTGCAG GCCCGGAATCGTCAGAACCTGGAGCAGAGCGGCAGGCTGGCCCAGAACCAGGAGCTGCTGTCCAAGCGGACGGGTCAGGTGGCGGCCATGGACCGCCGGATCGGAGAGCTGAGGGACCGTCTCCACAGGAAGAAAGCAGAG CTGAGCCGGAATGAGGGCCAGTCCTCCCCCCGGACGATCCTGCAACCCGGCACCGCCGTCTCCGGCCGAGTGGCGGCCGTCTGCCCGTACGTCCAGACGCCGGCTGATGGGAGGCGCGACCCAGGACGCCCGGCGGACCTTCTGCCCAAAGCTGCACTGCTCAGCCATGTCCGCTCCCTATCAG TCAGCGACGCTCCGTGGCCCAACATCAGCCAGACTGGACCCGACTGGAGGACCTGCAGTCCAGAACTG CAGCTGCGACCCTCCGGCTACGGGACGTACCCCAGCGCCGCCCATCAGGCCACCGCCCATCACTGCAGCTCCCTGCCGCGCTCGGCGCCCGGGACGCTGGGCTGGCCCCGCCCCCCCGCcggctcctcctcctcgtcttcatCGCCACAGCACGTCCCCAACCAGAACCCAG GTTCTGTGCCGTCCTCCCCGCTGTCCCTCCAGTCGGAGCGGACCGACCCCCCTCCTGCGGTGGCGGTGCGTCCCTACGTCCCGGAGCAGCCGTCCAGGCCGCAGTCCCCTAGGAAGGGCCCCGCCACCATGAACAGCAGCTCCATCTACAGCATGTACCTACATCAGCCTCAGGCCAAGAACCCGGGCCCTCTTGGGAACCGGGCCACCGTCAGGGCAG TCTACGGGAAGCCCGTAGTCCCGTCCCCGTCCCCCGTCCCGCAGGACGAAGCCAGAGACGGCGCGGTCCTTCCTCCGCCCGGCGTGGACGGCTTCCCTCGTCCCCTCAGTCCCACCAAGCTGACGCCGGTTG CCCACTCGCAGCTGCGGTACCAGAACGACGCCGACCTGGAGGTTCTGCGACGCCGTCTCAGCAACGCTCCACGGCCCCTGAAGAAGCGGAGCTCCATCACCGAACCTGAGGGCCCCCAAGGGCCCAACATCCAGAAGCTGCTGTATCAGCG GTTCAACACGCTGGCTGGAGGGATGGAGGGCGGTTCTG CGAACCCTTTCTACCAGCCGGACAGGCTCCTTGGAGACGTGGACGGCGTCCATTCAGCCAACGGGAGCATGGACCAGGGAGACAAGGTCGCGCCcagagaggtcaaaggtcaggaccTGAGCTCAGAGTCCTGCCGTTCCTCTCCATCCTCTGTTACTTTGGAAACACCCAAAGAGACAGAAAGCACCACCAACCTGCCTCCCTCAACACAACCCGGCTCGCCTCCAGAACCAGAGATGTCCGAggcccagaaccagaaccagggagGTGCTGGCTCCGCCCACGGCTCACCTCCAGCACCCCCTGCTCTCCCTTCAGGACCAAAG GCGAAGCGGACCAACCTGAAGAAGCCGTCGTCGGAGCGAACGGGTCACAGCCTGAGGGTCAAGTTCAACCCCCTGGCTCTGCTGCTGGACGCCTCGCTGGAGGGAGAGTTTGACCTGGTCCAGAGGGTCATCTACGAG GTGGAGAACCCCAGCATGCCCAACGACGAAGGCATCACTCCTCTTCACAACGCCGTGTGTGCCGGTCATCACCACATCGTCAAGTTTCTGTTGGACTTTGGAGTGAACGTGAACGCGGCCGACAGCGACGGATG GACTCCGCTGCACTGCGCCGCTTCCTGCAACAGCGTCCACCTCTGTAAGATGCTGGTGGAGTCAGGCGCCGCCATCTTTGCCACCACCATCAGCGACGTGGAGACGGCGGCCGACAAGTGTGAGGAGATGGAGGAGGGCTACAGCCAGTGCTCCCAGTTCCTCTATG GCGTCCAGGAGAAGCTGGGCGTCATGAACAAGGGGGTGGCGTACGCGCTGTGGGACTACGTCGCGCGGCGGGACGACGAGCTGTCCTTCGGCGAGGGCGACGCCATCACCGTGCTGAGTCGCCATGACGACACCGAGACGGACTGGTGGTGGGCCAGGCTGGACGACCGCGAGGGATATGTGGCGAGGAACCTGCTGGGG CTGTACCCACGGATCAAACCCAGACAGAGGTCGCTGGCCTGA
- the LOC114134367 gene encoding apoptosis-stimulating of p53 protein 1-like isoform X5 encodes MLPLILTVYLNDTQQMLTEVPVTTATRVTDVVEFCKEAGESECHLAEVWNGHERPLPQELLLLDLLNAWGAQRPEVRYYLRHRPLWPPGSPPASDQNRTSESDEVPQVELTLSELQEMATRQQQQIEAQQQMLMAKEQRLRFLQQGSRTNTGHSQAEAEQLQRLKERVESQEAKLKKIRAMRGQVDYSRLINGNLTAEIHHVSSLFQEKQDELQAAVSRVEQVGGAAAADPAVGGPEEGPPPAAERRPEAGGHLWVPSGTRRPEGLLVIRLCWRGAEEALPGAAGPESSEPGAERQAGPEPGAAVQADGSGGGHGPPDRRAEGPSPQEESRVSDAPWPNISQTGPDWRTCSPELLRPSGYGTYPSAAHQATAHHCSSLPRSAPGTLGWPRPPAGSSSSSSSPQHVPNQNPGSVPSSPLSLQSERTDPPPAVAVRPYVPEQPSRPQSPRKGPATMNSSSIYSMYLHQPQAKNPGPLGNRATVRAVYGKPVVPSPSPVPQDEARDGAVLPPPGVDGFPRPLSPTKLTPVAHSQLRYQNDADLEVLRRRLSNAPRPLKKRSSITEPEGPQGPNIQKLLYQRFNTLAGGMEGGSANPFYQPDRLLGDVDGVHSANGSMDQGDKVAPREVKGQDLSSESCRSSPSSVTLETPKETESTTNLPPSTQPGSPPEPEMSEAQNQNQGGAGSAHGSPPAPPALPSGPKAKRTNLKKPSSERTGHSLRVKFNPLALLLDASLEGEFDLVQRVIYEVENPSMPNDEGITPLHNAVCAGHHHIVKFLLDFGVNVNAADSDGWTPLHCAASCNSVHLCKMLVESGAAIFATTISDVETAADKCEEMEEGYSQCSQFLYGVQEKLGVMNKGVAYALWDYVARRDDELSFGEGDAITVLSRHDDTETDWWWARLDDREGYVARNLLGLYPRIKPRQRSLA; translated from the exons CTGATCCTGACGGTTTACCTCAACGACACCCAGCAGATGCTAACCGAGGTCCCTGTTACCACGGCAACCAGAGTGACAGACGTGGTGGAATTCTGCAAGGAGGCAGGCGAGTCCGAGTGCCACCTCGCCGAGGTCTGGAATGGACACG AGCGTCCGCTCCctcaggagctgctgctgctggatctgCTGAACGCCTGGGGGGCCCAGAGGCCCGAGGTCCGCTACTACCTCAGACACCGCCCCCTGTGGCCACCAG GAAGCCCGCCAGCctcggatcagaaccggaccTCAGAGAGCGATGAG gtccCGCAGGTGGAGCTGACCCTTTCTGAGCTCCAGGAAAtggccaccaggcagcagcagcagatcgaGGCGCAGCAGCAGATGCTGATGGCAAAg GAGCAACGGCTGCGGTTCCTTCAGCAGGGCAGCAGAACCAACACAGGACACTCACAG GCGGAGGCGGAGCAGCTGCAGCGCCTCAAGGAGCGGGTGGAGAGCCAAGAGGCGAAGCTGAAGAAGATCCGCGCCATGAGAGGCCAGGTGGATTACAGCAGGCTGATCAACGGGAACCTCA CCGCAGAGATCCACCATGTGAGCAGCTTGTTCCAGGAGAAGCAGGACGAGCTGCAGGCCGCCGTCAGCAGGGTGGAGCAGGTAGGGGGCGCTGCAGCAG CTGACCCAGCAGTTGGAGGACCTGAGGAGGGGCCACCTCCAGCTGCAGAGCGACGCCCAGAGGCTGGCGGACACCTCTGGGTCCCCAGTGGGACCCGGCGCCCAGAAGGGCTCCTTGTTATCCGGCTCTGCTGGCGTGGAGCTGAGGAAGCTCTACCAGGAGCTGCAG GCCCGGAATCGTCAGAACCTGGAGCAGAGCGGCAGGCTGGCCCAGAACCAGGAGCTGCTGTCCAAGCGGACGGGTCAGGTGGCGGCCATGGACCGCCGGATCGGAGAGCTGAGGGACCGTCTCCACAGGAAGAAAGCAGAG TCAGCGACGCTCCGTGGCCCAACATCAGCCAGACTGGACCCGACTGGAGGACCTGCAGTCCAGAACTG CTGCGACCCTCCGGCTACGGGACGTACCCCAGCGCCGCCCATCAGGCCACCGCCCATCACTGCAGCTCCCTGCCGCGCTCGGCGCCCGGGACGCTGGGCTGGCCCCGCCCCCCCGCcggctcctcctcctcgtcttcatCGCCACAGCACGTCCCCAACCAGAACCCAG GTTCTGTGCCGTCCTCCCCGCTGTCCCTCCAGTCGGAGCGGACCGACCCCCCTCCTGCGGTGGCGGTGCGTCCCTACGTCCCGGAGCAGCCGTCCAGGCCGCAGTCCCCTAGGAAGGGCCCCGCCACCATGAACAGCAGCTCCATCTACAGCATGTACCTACATCAGCCTCAGGCCAAGAACCCGGGCCCTCTTGGGAACCGGGCCACCGTCAGGGCAG TCTACGGGAAGCCCGTAGTCCCGTCCCCGTCCCCCGTCCCGCAGGACGAAGCCAGAGACGGCGCGGTCCTTCCTCCGCCCGGCGTGGACGGCTTCCCTCGTCCCCTCAGTCCCACCAAGCTGACGCCGGTTG CCCACTCGCAGCTGCGGTACCAGAACGACGCCGACCTGGAGGTTCTGCGACGCCGTCTCAGCAACGCTCCACGGCCCCTGAAGAAGCGGAGCTCCATCACCGAACCTGAGGGCCCCCAAGGGCCCAACATCCAGAAGCTGCTGTATCAGCG GTTCAACACGCTGGCTGGAGGGATGGAGGGCGGTTCTG CGAACCCTTTCTACCAGCCGGACAGGCTCCTTGGAGACGTGGACGGCGTCCATTCAGCCAACGGGAGCATGGACCAGGGAGACAAGGTCGCGCCcagagaggtcaaaggtcaggaccTGAGCTCAGAGTCCTGCCGTTCCTCTCCATCCTCTGTTACTTTGGAAACACCCAAAGAGACAGAAAGCACCACCAACCTGCCTCCCTCAACACAACCCGGCTCGCCTCCAGAACCAGAGATGTCCGAggcccagaaccagaaccagggagGTGCTGGCTCCGCCCACGGCTCACCTCCAGCACCCCCTGCTCTCCCTTCAGGACCAAAG GCGAAGCGGACCAACCTGAAGAAGCCGTCGTCGGAGCGAACGGGTCACAGCCTGAGGGTCAAGTTCAACCCCCTGGCTCTGCTGCTGGACGCCTCGCTGGAGGGAGAGTTTGACCTGGTCCAGAGGGTCATCTACGAG GTGGAGAACCCCAGCATGCCCAACGACGAAGGCATCACTCCTCTTCACAACGCCGTGTGTGCCGGTCATCACCACATCGTCAAGTTTCTGTTGGACTTTGGAGTGAACGTGAACGCGGCCGACAGCGACGGATG GACTCCGCTGCACTGCGCCGCTTCCTGCAACAGCGTCCACCTCTGTAAGATGCTGGTGGAGTCAGGCGCCGCCATCTTTGCCACCACCATCAGCGACGTGGAGACGGCGGCCGACAAGTGTGAGGAGATGGAGGAGGGCTACAGCCAGTGCTCCCAGTTCCTCTATG GCGTCCAGGAGAAGCTGGGCGTCATGAACAAGGGGGTGGCGTACGCGCTGTGGGACTACGTCGCGCGGCGGGACGACGAGCTGTCCTTCGGCGAGGGCGACGCCATCACCGTGCTGAGTCGCCATGACGACACCGAGACGGACTGGTGGTGGGCCAGGCTGGACGACCGCGAGGGATATGTGGCGAGGAACCTGCTGGGG CTGTACCCACGGATCAAACCCAGACAGAGGTCGCTGGCCTGA